The Salvelinus namaycush isolate Seneca chromosome 30, SaNama_1.0, whole genome shotgun sequence region CACTGCATACCCCCACAGCCAGCTGTGCAGCTGGACAAGACCCAGCGGGAACCCAACCCCTACTCCGCCAGGTGTGCCCAGTCCACCCTCAGCTCTCCCTCCCTGGCCCTGCACCAGAGTCAGCTGCTGAGGTGCTGGGGCCCTGACAGTCCTCCAGGTCCACCAGCTGTGGCGCCCTCCTCCATGCAGCGTCCCCAACAGCCAGCGCATCTCCCGGCTGCTGACCCAGGCCTGCTCAGCTCCAGCTCCAACAGTAGAGGTCTTGGACTTCAGCCCCCAGCCACAGCCCTCTACCAGCCTCAGATTCAGCCGCTTCCCGAAACTCATGCACAGCCAGCCACAGATGGGGCCAGGGAAGGCCAGGGCCAGCaggccagcagagagagagagcagactccTGGGCAGCCAGCTGTGAACAGAGAGGTGTTGACAGAGCAGATCCAGGAGGGGAGCAGGGAGAAGACACATGTACAGACAGGGGTGGACATAGAGGTGCTGACAGACGGGATCCAGCAggagcagcaacagcagcaacagcagcagctccTGTCTCCCCTAGTGGCCAAACTGACAGTGGAGCAGCAGGAGGAAGAGCAGCAGGAGGAAGAGCAGCAGGAGGCCAGGACTACACAGCCAACCAGAGACTGCAGAGATGGCAGGGTGAGTTGACCAAAGCACACTATAATGAACATTGTTTCTTCACATCAGAGATGCTTAAACCATATCAACTTAGTAAAGCTGTCCATGTTTGCTCAGCGATAGTGCACTTTTGGCCTACGTTGGAGTTCCCCCATTGTTGTCTGTTGACCAGAGAGTTGTATAGGTCCCACAACCTCATTTTGCTTTCACTCTGTTGACTCCCCAGTGGTCACACTTGTCCCTCCTCATTCTCTATGGTCTTATAGACCTCACCACACACTCTGAGCTCAGAGGTGTCAAAACACACAGTCTTGCTCACAAACACCTCTCAGACTCACAGTAACACACATGCCTCAGCCCTGCCTCGCTTCTGGCcatgcacacatacacgcacacacaaaccacaGGTCACACACCTGTCCTAAGGAGAATAGTGCAAGGTACAGCCATTGTTTCACTTTGGTTGTGCATTATGGCAGAATAAAAAGCCAATGGGTTGAGGGAAGGCTGGATACAGTAAATTGGTTTCATGGTGTTATAATTGAAGCTCAAAGCACATTGTACCGCAGGGAGCTTTGCATGATAGCAAGTCTTAAACCCAGGATGACAGCAGTATTTCCTGTCTCAATATCTACATACAGCGGATATTGAAAAAATTCTGGCAATAACTTTGTTTACGCCAAATGATCAGTCACAGTGGTTGACAGCTGCCCTGAAAACAGATGGTGCTACAGAAACCTAACTGGCTTCCATTTGAAGAAGGAACTATGCTTAAGAAAGAGGCACACTAACACAATCAAAGCACCAGCTATGctgaaatatatttaaaaaaactgaAGTGCAGCATTGCAGTAAAGCTAAAAAAAGATTCTACTGTTTATTATTAGTACCCTTGGTACCAGGGATTGAGCAACCGAATGATCACTGATCAAAAATGTTCCTCCTGCATGATTAAAACAACAGAGGCACATGATTTCCGCCTTGCCAAGACACAGTGAGTGAAAGTGAGAAGAAAAAGCGCTTGGGCGCAGCCACATACATACTTAACCTGGTAATAATGAGACACTTGGGGAATTGGTGGAGCTGGCAGGTTGATTTCAGCTCTGGGTACACTTCTCTCAGATACATCCCTGTCTTCTGTCTCGCTCCCTCTTCCTCTAGAAGAGGATTATAGCTTTTTTCTCCACATTTAGACTCCTTCACACCTCTCCTCGGGGCGCGGATCAGGTAAGTGTTTTAACCGAGTGGTAATTATGAGCACATGCTCTGTGTCAGCTGGTCTAAATCTCCATGGTGTGTGGCACGCTGTGAGAAATAAGACAGAGAAaaaaagggagggaaggagaggtgagaggaagagaaggggtgagaggaagaggaggggtgcTGAGACACAGGCTAGTGCTCGAGCTTTGTCAGGCGTATGGCTGCATTAGCACAGAGATACAGTTTCTTGGGGCTTTTTGGAAAACTCGCATTAGTGAAATGATGACGAGAGGGGAAGGCCaatggaggagagacagaaagagagtctAATCTGTGATGTGCTAATGCCGCTTATTCAAAGGAGCCTAGCTAACGCACTTCTGATGGTGGATTTACATACGATAATTGGTGTTGTAACTAAGCCCTTCATTATCAGTAGAATGACGGTGTTGTGAGCAGTTGTGTGGGCCATCTCTCGCTGAAATGAATGGGCTTTGTAGCGATTGCGTTGTTTTTAATCAGACAGGCAGGGCTCACAGAAGGGATTCTGAGTGGCGTCCTTAGTGCGTGTGGTACTGAAGGTTGTTCTGCCACACACTTCCCACCACCGCACTGTCTCCCCGTTGCTATGACATGAATAGATGCACCTGTGTTGTATGATGCTCAGTCAGCAACAGTAGAGTGTGCTGATGCAGTCTGCTTTTGTGTTTCTGTGTCCTGACAGAGATCCACTTCACTGGAGATGTCTGTGACGACCCATGGGTTCAGTGTTGATGCTCAGAGCAGCAGGCCCAGCTCACTGTGTGGGAGGAAGAGTCGATCCCAGAGCATCCCACCAGAACTGGCAGGCCCCTCCAGCAGCCCCTCCACAGACAGGCCCCTGGGGGCCACCCACAGCttagcaacagcaacagcagccaTGGAACGGGGACGCATGGCAGACCAGGTAACCCATTAACCCATTAATGAACCTGCtgccatagagatcctataattcaTGTAATTCTATGCCTACTGCTACCAAGGAGAGTGCAGGTGAAAGGTCATGGCTGACTGGAGACAAGCAATTCTCAATAAATGACTGGCATTCTATTATAAGATTTTCAATGgacaattaatggacattttaatTGTGATCGAAAGTCATGCCTATTCTCTTCAACTTCCATTATTACATGTCAGCTTCTTAAGGCTGTCTAGCTGTTAAGGCTGTCTAGCTGTTAAGGCTGTCTAGCTGTTAAGGCTGTCTAGCTGTTAAGGCTGTTCTGATCAGAGCTTGTATAAGAGACATGCCATTATACAGTTCCATTAGGGACATTACAGTATAGCTACAAAGAAAAGAACATTGTAAAAGAAAACAAAATTCCAAATACTGTATCTATTACAATATGTCAGATGAAAAAGTTATTTTAAACAGTCTCAGCagtttggatttgattttaaaGGGATACATATAAATGTGGCAGAAAGGTTTGGCTGTCAGACTTAAAACCTTGTTCTTGTTACACACTTGGCAATGTAAATTCTTTGCAGAGGGTATAACACATTACCAAAAAATAGAACTGATACAGCAATGAGTCCATTTGCTTTTATTGCAAACAAATTGGACAAAGTTGCTAGTGTTTCTGTTTAAAGGTACATTTAACAAAATTACCTTTTTGGGTCAATCAGATTCCAGGTTTTTGGTGGCAAAGCCTTTTCTTGTTTTTTGTCTCTGCAGTTGACTTTGTAGCATGATGTAGTATAATACCCATAATGTTTTGTAACGATATCTGGTTTATCTTACTAAACACATTCCTAAAGCTAACACTAAGGTGTCGCTCCTCCTTATTCTTACAGACTTTGGATGTAAAATATGGTTGGTGTCTGTGCTTGATACAGTAGTTGATGTTGATTATGACTGATTCCCTCCCTCAGCAGGGTTTCATGGATCTCAGGCGGAGGGGGTTGTCTTCTGATGGAGTGATACGATCCTTAGCCACTCCTCCCTCCAGAGGCCAGCCCAGCCTACGCCTGTCACCTTTGACCATCTACAAGACAGAGCCTGGTACTGAGCCACTTACTTCCAAATATGATACatttatcatttatttatttattattatacaaTAAACATTTCTcagattatttatttatgtatacaCTGTACACTGCAATTCAGATCTAGCTGCCAATATTGTACACCATGGCTATAATAaattacatctctctctctctttctctctttctctctctctctctctctctcgataaaTATGTTCTGATTATGTAGTAACAATATGCTCTTTTATAAACATATGAACACTGAGAGATGAATACAATATCATCATTACTAATATCCAAATTCTGCTTTCACATCAGTTAAATGGATTCATCAAATGATTATTCTTTCTCCTGTTTACCAGATTATGTCTATGCATATGATGAGACTGGGCATGACGTCAAAGGAAAATGCAGAATACCAAGAAAGACTCCAGACAACAGGTATGTTCTATTTAAACATCACACTAATCTTCAAAAAATAAGTTGAAGTCAAAAGGGGAAAAGCTAAAGTTATGTTGCTTCACCACTTCCCTCTTCATACATCAGTGACAGAGAGGTACAGAAGGAATCTGGGAGTTCCAGTTCCAAGGTTCCAGTGGTGTGTTTGGAAAGGCTGAAGATCCTGGTGTCTCGGATCCCACCACAGGGGCGGCGACAGAGTGACCCTCTGCCAGACACCGCAACAGAAAGGACTGGACCTGTTCCACAGAGGGGATGGAAGGACAAGATGACTGAGGTAGGCTCCACTAAAACACCGTGAACTCTCTTCTCTTCCAGAAAGTCTATGATGTCAGATTATACTAGTTTCATAACCACAATAAACATTATGTCTGAACTAGTTTTGTCCAGCAGCTGGTTCTTATAAGCGGCAGCAATTAGCCCGGAGAAGAGGTCTGAACTAAATTGCAATGTGTTTCAGATCAGGGTAAAATACTACTGGCATGTTCTAAATGTCCAACTCTGTACTTTGTCTACAGGGAATATCAAAAGAAGCCAAGGTCGCAACGGTCAGCCCGTCTCTGGATAAACAATACTCAGAGAGACACACTATCAATCAATCTCTCCCACCTCCAGTAATCAATGATTGGCCTGAGCATGGAAGAGACAGTCCTCACAAAGAGCTCACACTGCAAGTACCCGCCACTGATCTTGTATCACCCCCACCTTTCTCTGCACCTGACCTTGACTCTGACTCAGATCCCAGGTCAATCTCAGAAACTGTTTCTGACCCTGAACTGGACTCGGACCCACAACCAGAATCGGATCCCAAGCAAGAGTCTGCATCAGAGGCTGATCTGGAATCAGTTGCTGATGAGGAATCTCCTGATGAGCCTGCTACAGAATCTGAACCTAGTGTGGAATCAGAACCTAGTGTGGAATCAGAACCTAGTGTGGAATCAGAACCTAGTGTGGAATCAGAACCTAGAGTGGAATCAGAAGGTAGTGAAGAATCAGAGAATGGTTTAGAATCAGAGAATGGTGAAGACCTGGATGCTGATGCGGAATCGGAGGCTGATATGGAATCAGACCTCCAACCTGACCCTGGCTCAGACCCCCGTTTTCCATCTGAAACACATCCGGGATTAGATTCAGACCTGGAATCAGACTGTGCACAACCCCCTGAATCACAAGGGTCTGCAGAATCTGGACCAGATCTTGAATCGGAGCCAGACTCAGCCCCTGACCCAGCCTCTCTAAGTCCTGAACCAGGAGTGGAGTCCCCTCCAGCCCAGAGGGCCCTGCATGCAGACCCTGGTCCACAGAGGCATTGTGAAGGAGCCGAGCAGGCCCTGACTGGGGCAGAGACCATGGAGGTGGAGAGTGAAGACTTCTGTGCCGTGTGTCTGATCGGAGGAGACCTTCTGTGCTGTGACCGCTGTCCCAAAGTCTTCCACCTGTCCTGCCATGTGCCCGCTCTCCTCAGCTTCCCCACGTAAGTCATCTCACCGCCATAAGTCatagactgtgtcccaaatggcatccgattccctatataatgcattacttttgaacagggctcatagggctctggtcaaaagtagaatAAGGGGCCATTTGTGACGCCTCACTTCTCTCATCCATCAGTCTTGTCTACACTACTGCTCTGTGGTTGAGGATAACCAATGTCTGCCTCTGTGTCCTCTCCCACTTCAGGGGTGACTGGGTGTGTACCTTCTGCAGAGATATCCAGCAGCCAGAGGTGGAGTATGACTGTGAGAACCAGAGGCTGGCTGCAGAATGTTCAGGAAAGCCACTACCTCATGGTCTCTCTGCTTGTGACCAGAGAGTAAGTACTGTATTATTCTTCATTATGAAAATGTAAATCAACTGACACTAGACTCAAAATATTACTACAGTCAGTAGTGTCAAGGAGGGCTCAATGTCTTCTGTAAGTGGGGTTTCACACCTACTAGTTACAGTAAATGTTATTTATCGTAATAAATCAATGTTGTCCCCCCTCTGTAGAAGTGTGAGAGGTTGACTCTGTTGATCTGCAGCAACATGCTAAGTGCTCCCTTCCATGAGCCGGTCAGTCCACTGGTAAGTGATCCCAATCTTATTCTTAATCAGCATGTTAGTATTCACAATACTCCGCAAAAACACAGTGATCTGGTTTAATAAAATGTGTTTTGAAACCTAGGCTCGCCACTACTACCAGATAATCAAAAGGCCCATGGATCTGTCTGTGATCAGGGCCAAACTCAGCAAGAGGAGCACTCACCACTACTATTCACTTGAGGAGTTTGTGGCTGATGTCTCCCTCATGTTCAGGAACTGTGCAAAATTCAATTATGTAAGTGATATAGattaataataatattttagTGATAGAGGTTAAACTGTATATATTGACCACTCTTTCAGTGCTATTTTGCAAATGCATATTTTATTGTATCatttacattattaaatgtccCACAATGCAATTGTAAGTACTGATCCGGGTCACAGTAGTAAAACCTGAGATGAGCTGTGTTTaatgtctggtttctctgtctgtcctccagCCGGACTCAGAGGTGGCCCAAGCAGGTCGCAGCCTGGAGACGTTTTTCAGCTCCAGACTCATGGAGGTGTTCCCAGACAGGGCCTTCCCTGCAGTCGAGGAGGACTCCGACAGCGATGAGTACGACGAGGTGTACAGAGCAGCTGAGGGAGGCTTCCCCTggctagagaagagagagcagtgccacaggaagaggaagaggaggcactCTCTCAACTGGAGGAAGCATAACTTCTAGTTGTAGGCAGTGGGGCAGAGCCTATCACTGGCTATTTTGAAGGACAGTATGACATGATATTGCACTGGACGTTTCCATCCAAGAGAGGAAGCTGAGTTTTTATGAAGGGATTGTATGTACATATTTACATTTTGAGAATTGTACTTCTTCATTATAAAGGTTATCTGCTCTTAATTTGGCCTGATATTTGTGTCAAATATTATTGTATAAGTATAACCTGACTTACATCTTTATACTTAATATGCCTTTATAAACTGCGTTTCTggtatttgttttttgtttcagaTATATTTGTAGATTCTACCTATATTTGTAGATTCTCCATCATATATACAGCAAAACCTACAAGGTCAGTATTGATAAATGATAAACATATTTATAAATGTTAAACTCTACAATATCTTGTTTTATATATTAATATTGAATGTTTTTAGTGGCTAAATGATTGCAGGCAATTAGTAAATACAGACTATTAATGTTAATATTTCTGTCttgcattttatatatatatatataatatgtctCTCTGTCCTATATGCACTTAAAGTACAGTATAGAATGTTATGTATGGCCTCCCTTTTTTTACGGTAATGATTTGAGTGACTGACAGAGGGCGCCCTAGCAGCAATGACTGAGAACAAAGGAAAAAGTTAAGTTCATATTGAACCAAGGGGGTATTCAAAGAAGATTAAGATAAATATAAAAATGAACATACCTTTAGTTGAAATTGCCACAATAGTATTGCAAGGCACATATGCTTTAGATTTGCATTTATTCAATCCTAATGAAATCCTACTTCATTAGGATAAGGCCAGTATTAATAATGATTATTTCTCAGGCTTAATGGGAGTGGAAGGTATTTGATCCAGTGTGAATAAGTAGAAAGAGCTGGAGAAGTTAAGAGAGACTTAAGAGTAATGTTATGTTATATCAACTTTCTGTAGTTTCTATGTAGAATGTACATGTTAGTTTTTCATTTATGTAAAATGGCTGCTGCAATACGGTAGAGCTGGCTGTATTTTTTTAAAGGTTGCTGCAAATTAATAGCTGAAATTAACTGTAGGATCAAGCTAAGTTTGCTATTTGAATAAACAAACGATTGTAGGTATTTTTTCTCTGTAGTATTTCATTTGGACTTTTCAATATGGAATATCTCTGCTTCCATCTCTAATATTGAATCCTAAAACCTACAAAGACCCTCTCAGAGTTAGCTGGTATCAAGAAATGTCCATTTAATAAAGAACAGTTGAAGAGAAAAGTGCTGTATTTGAAACGGTCCTTGCTATTCTTCTACGATTCCTTTTGATTCCTCATTTCTATTCTGTCTGAAGTTATTTTATGGGGTTATGGAAATAATAAATGTATATCTTTAACCAACAAAGGCATGTTTTGTATCAACATAGTCTTCTTGCTAGTTACTACCTAAAATATATGTAATAAGCTTAAAGGTATGCTGAGTCATTTCCTGAGTTTTTGGGGGATTTGACAGAATGGGGTTGTGATTAGTTGCCAACAGTCAAGTGTCAGTCAGTGTCCCACCTCTTCTCCATATGGGCGGTGTTGCTGTGGACTTGACAAGATGCAGGATGCGTTGCCTACTGGAGACATGGAGCCAGAGCATCAGTGGGTATTAATGCAGACGACTTCTCAGGATTGTGAGTTTGTTGTTCAAACCATGAAGGAAAATAATCTCCTAAAATAACCACATTTATGTTGATGTAAGCTATTTCACAACTTCTTTCATCTTCCTTTATTTACAGCAGCTAGTCATATCCAAGAAAGATAACATGCCTTACTAAATATTTCATGGAGATAAAAAGTGTTTAAAAGTTGCTGTGTCAGCCTACCATGCAAACTTTCCTCAAAGCCCCGATTCTCTGTTTGTCCAAAACTTTTCCTACCTAAAAGTAATTTTCTCTTAATGAGTTAGAACATTATGCGTTGCCTGGAACCCTTTAACTTTCACTTTGAGTGTAGTCTTCCATTAAATGTGATTCACAGGGTCCTTATGGTTGCTTATGGTTGAGGGCAGTGAATGATGTATGATTAATCCTGGCTCCCTTTGAAAACCATCGGCTAGCCCCGACCAATTTTCTAATTCAATTA contains the following coding sequences:
- the LOC120024798 gene encoding tripartite motif-containing protein 66-like, which gives rise to MNQARRGEESSARRLSSRAALLGTSSTIHQRTHYPSADMEKRCSECPEPRLAQSLCTFCNKWLCYQCTDMHQHQRATPQCSDLHQHQRPTTQCVDLHQRDQMAPSSLPPPEPGPGSCGRPLLMCHSHRQEPLELFCESCDLMCCSSCHLSAHKNHRLVHIGKALQDQQWQFESLMAQVEERRSAVESTAKQIEDRLHGVKITQRKAENQIKMAKMIMMNELNKRANLLIEQLEKISEDFQRRLEDQLQGEIEMCSQLDHVQNFISWATAHHLKNPLLFSRELISLQMQRLLEPPLHSDAWLPVKIKFNWDASYWTKQISTLGQLTVEGGNRSYSEGVAFPSILRPQPITCLSLPSVCHGGREQGCAFQACCQPQMCCLHCIPPQPAVQLDKTQREPNPYSARCAQSTLSSPSLALHQSQLLRCWGPDSPPGPPAVAPSSMQRPQQPAHLPAADPGLLSSSSNSRGLGLQPPATALYQPQIQPLPETHAQPATDGAREGQGQQASREREQTPGQPAVNREVLTEQIQEGSREKTHVQTGVDIEVLTDGIQQEQQQQQQQQLLSPLVAKLTVEQQEEEQQEEEQQEARTTQPTRDCRDGRRSTSLEMSVTTHGFSVDAQSSRPSSLCGRKSRSQSIPPELAGPSSSPSTDRPLGATHSLATATAAMERGRMADQGFMDLRRRGLSSDGVIRSLATPPSRGQPSLRLSPLTIYKTEPDYVYAYDETGHDVKGKCRIPRKTPDNSDREVQKESGSSSSKVPVVCLERLKILVSRIPPQGRRQSDPLPDTATERTGPVPQRGWKDKMTEGISKEAKVATVSPSLDKQYSERHTINQSLPPPVINDWPEHGRDSPHKELTLQVPATDLVSPPPFSAPDLDSDSDPRSISETVSDPELDSDPQPESDPKQESASEADLESVADEESPDEPATESEPSVESEPSVESEPSVESEPSVESEPRVESEGSEESENGLESENGEDLDADAESEADMESDLQPDPGSDPRFPSETHPGLDSDLESDCAQPPESQGSAESGPDLESEPDSAPDPASLSPEPGVESPPAQRALHADPGPQRHCEGAEQALTGAETMEVESEDFCAVCLIGGDLLCCDRCPKVFHLSCHVPALLSFPTGDWVCTFCRDIQQPEVEYDCENQRLAAECSGKPLPHGLSACDQRKCERLTLLICSNMLSAPFHEPVSPLARHYYQIIKRPMDLSVIRAKLSKRSTHHYYSLEEFVADVSLMFRNCAKFNYPDSEVAQAGRSLETFFSSRLMEVFPDRAFPAVEEDSDSDEYDEVYRAAEGGFPWLEKREQCHRKRKRRHSLNWRKHNF